DNA sequence from the Streptomyces cinnabarinus genome:
GGCCCTCGACCTCGACGTCCGCCTTGTCGGTCTCGTCGATCAGCAGCACCTTCGGGTCGTCGCCGCGGATCGCCGTGAGCAGCGGACGGGGGAGCAGGAACTCCTCGCTGAAGATGTCCGTGCGGGTCTCGTCCCAGGTCTCGTCGCGGCCCGCGCTGATCCGCAGCAACTGCTTGGCGTGGTTCCACTCGTACAGCGCGCGGGACTCGTCGACGCCTTCGTAGCACTGGAGGCGGACCAGCCGGGCCCCGGCGACCTCGGCGACCGCCTTGGCCAGCTCCGTCTTGCCGACCCCGGCGGGGCCCTCGACCAGCAGCGGCTTGCCGAGCCGGTCGGCGAGGAAGACGGTCGTGGCGACCGCGGGCGAGGCGAGGTAGCCGGTCTCGGCCAGCCGCGCGGCGACGTCGTCGACGGATGTGAACAACGGGGCCTCCAGGTCAGCCTCCGGGGCAGGTGCTGGCACCTATCTAAGCGCTTGTTCACCGCTCATGTCACGTGGAAAGTGACCAGGAACGGACCCGGACATGATCGGATACCGATCGGTTTCCGATCGCTCTCGTGTCGCGATAGCCTCGCCCTATGGCCACAGACAAGGCGTCCACCAAGGACCGGCTCCTCGACGCGGCCGCCGAGCTCTTCTACCGCGACGGCGTCTCCATCGGCGTCGAGGCGCTGTGCCGCTCCGCTGGAGTCTCCAAGCGCTCGATGTACCAGCTCTTCGCCAGTAAGGACGAGGTCCTCGCGGCGAGTCTGGAGCGCCGGATCCCGGTGTACGACGCTCAGCTGCGGCCCGCCGACGAGGACGCCGGCACGCCCCGGGAGTGGATCCTGGGCCTCTTCGGGCAGATGGAGCGGGCCTCGACCGAGCCCGGCTATCACGGCTGCCCATTCCTGGCGGCGCTGGTCGAGCTGAAGGACCCCGGGCATCCGGCGAGCGTGGTCGCCCGCTCGGTCAAGGAGCGCCTTCAGGAGACCTTCCGTACCCGGGCCGAAGAGGGCGGCGCCCGGGACCCGGAGCTGCTCGCCCGCCAGCTCATGCTGGTCTTCGACGGGGCGAGCGCCCGCGCCGGAGCCGGGATCGAGAGGCTGGACGGACTGACGACCGCGACGGTGACGGCGCTGATGGACGCGGCTGGGATGAAGTAGCCACTGGAACGCAGCAAGGGGGCGGCCGCCGAAGCGACCGCCCCCCACCAGGTGTCTCGCGCCACCGCGACCGCCCCCCACCGGGCACCTCACGCCACCGCGACCGCCCCCACCGCCGGAGTCCGCAGCACCCGCCGCGCCGTCACCAGGCTCGTGCCCAGTGTCGCCGCCGCGCCGATGAGAGCCATCGCCGCGCCGATGCCGTACACCTCGCCCGGCAGCACCTCGTCGGTGCGGACGACGGTGAACGGGACGATGCCCGCCAGCGCCGCCACCACGCCGAACGCCACCCCGGTCAGCGTCAGGATCAGCCCCTCGGCGCCCACCACGCCCAGCACCTGACCGGGTGTCGCTCCCGCCAGCCGCTGCTGGCCGAACTCGCGGGAGCGGTAAGTGGTGGCCGCGTAGAGCGAGTTGACCAGCATCACGCAGACGAAGACCACGATGATGCCGACGACCGTGAAGTTGAGCGTCTCCAGGTTCTTGGCGTCGACCGACTTCACCGCGCCCGAGGCCGCGAGGGCGTCGCTCTCCACGGCCTGCATGGTGAGCGTGGCCGTGGAGACGGCCGTGAAGAGGATCAGCGACATCAGGGTCCCGGCCAGCTCGCCGATCCGCTGCCGCAGGTTCCGCACCGCCAGCCAGCCGCTGGCACCGCTCAGCTCCAACCGGTCCAGCACTCCCGTGAGCAGCCGCGGCGCCATCAGCGCGAACCCGACCGACAGCAGGATCGCCCCATAGGCCGGCGGAGCCATCAGCGCCTCGTCCGTCGCCGAGAAGGCGAAGGTGGAGCACACCGCGAGGGCGCCGACCGCGAGCGCACCGTACGTGAGGAACGTCCGCGCCCTGCCGTGCCGCCGGGCCCCGCGCGTCGCCCGCCGCACGGCGAGGAACGCGGCGCCCGCCGACGCCAGGAGGGTGATGTCGACGCCCGTCAT
Encoded proteins:
- a CDS encoding TetR/AcrR family transcriptional regulator, which translates into the protein MATDKASTKDRLLDAAAELFYRDGVSIGVEALCRSAGVSKRSMYQLFASKDEVLAASLERRIPVYDAQLRPADEDAGTPREWILGLFGQMERASTEPGYHGCPFLAALVELKDPGHPASVVARSVKERLQETFRTRAEEGGARDPELLARQLMLVFDGASARAGAGIERLDGLTTATVTALMDAAGMK
- a CDS encoding ABC transporter permease, translating into MFLLAMRSIRQRPGRFLATLLAAFLGAAIIMTFNSLHDTAAQDGVDSTSAETLTTAASVVGGYGTLLVFFAVASTLTVNVRQRAAELELLRCAGATPAQLKRMVVGEAVAVALMGAVLAIGPAMLGGRWLLDVFQDSGQVADSVDHSFGTIAFMTGVDITLLASAGAAFLAVRRATRGARRHGRARTFLTYGALAVGALAVCSTFAFSATDEALMAPPAYGAILLSVGFALMAPRLLTGVLDRLELSGASGWLAVRNLRQRIGELAGTLMSLILFTAVSTATLTMQAVESDALAASGAVKSVDAKNLETLNFTVVGIIVVFVCVMLVNSLYAATTYRSREFGQQRLAGATPGQVLGVVGAEGLILTLTGVAFGVVAALAGIVPFTVVRTDEVLPGEVYGIGAAMALIGAAATLGTSLVTARRVLRTPAVGAVAVA